The following are from one region of the Camelus ferus isolate YT-003-E chromosome 13, BCGSAC_Cfer_1.0, whole genome shotgun sequence genome:
- the TAS1R2 gene encoding taste receptor type 1 member 2 has protein sequence MGPQGRAVCSLLFLLRALANSDSDFYLPGDYLLGGLFTLHANMKGIVHLDYLQVPKCKEYEMKILGYNLMQAMRFAVEEINRASSLLPGVQLGYEMVDICYVSNNVQPVLYFLSQDDYFLPIQEDYTHYKPRVVAVIGPDNSDAAIAVAYFLSLFLLPQITYSAISNELGDKLRFPALLRTVTRVDHHIEAMVQLMVHFRWNWIIVLGSGDDYGRDNSQLLHQRLAHLDICIAFQETLPTPQPNQTVTQSERESLEAIVGKLRQSTARVVVLFSPELALYNFFQEVLRQNLTDTVWIASESWAIDPVLHSLTELQRTGTFLGITTANVHIPGFSEFRVRSSQARGPAPNRTTPGATCNQECDTCLNATKSFNNILRLSGERVVYSVYSAVYAVAHALHSLLGCNQTSCRKEVVYPWRLLQEVWKVNFSLLGHQIVFNQQGDLSMQLDVIQWQWDLSQNPFKSIASYDPSQWKLKDIGDISWHTPNNTIPVSRCSKSCQPGQKKKPVGLHPCCFECIDCLPGSFLNQTADEFECQPCPKYEWSHRNDTSCFKRKLIFLEWNEAPTIIVAMLAALGFLSTLAISVIFWRHFQTPMVRSAGGPMCFLMLTPLLLSYMVSPVYVGPPTVSTCFCRQAFFTLCFTVCISCITVRSFQIVCVFKMASRLPRAYSYWVRYQGPYVFVASITVLKLVIVGGSLLTTTTTLTHLNDPVDPKVMILSCNPNYHQILLTNTSLDLLLSVLGFGFAYVGKELPTNYNEAKFITLCMTFYFISSVSLCTFMSVYDGVLVTIMDFLVTVLNLLGISLGYFGPKCYMILFYPERNTQAYFNSVIQGYTMGKD, from the exons ATGGGACCCCAGGGCAGGGCGGTCTgctccctgctcttcctgctACGGGCCCTGGCTAACTCGGACTCGGACTTTTACCTGCCTGGGGATTACCTCCTGGGGGGCCTTTTCACCCTCCATGCCAACATGAAGGGCATCGTCCACCTCGACTACCTGCAGGTGCCCAAGTGCAAGGA GTATGAGATGAAGATTCTGGGCTACAACCTCATGCAGGCCATGCGCTTCGCAGTGGAGGAGATCAACAGGGCCAGCAGCCTGCTGCCCGGCGTGCAGCTGGGCTACGAGATGGTGGATATCTGCTACGTATCCAACAACGTCCAGCCCGTGCTCTACTTCCTGTCCCAGGACGACTACTTCCTGCCCATCCAGGAGGACTACACCCACTACAAGCCCCGCGTGGTGGCCGTCATTGGACCTGACAACTCTGATGCCGCCATAGCTGTGGcctacttcctctctctcttcctccttccacag aTCACCTACAGCGCCATCAGCAACGAGCTGGGTGACAAGCTGCGTTTCCCTGCGCTCCTGCGCACGGTAACCCGCGTGGATCACCACATCGAGGCCATGGTGCAGCTGATGGTGCACTTCCGCTGGAACTGGATCATCGTGCTGGGGAGCGGCGACGACTATGGCCGTGACAACAGCCAGCTGCTCCACCAGCGCCTGGCCCACCTTGACATCTGCATCGCTTTCCAGGAGACACTGCCCACGCCGCAGCCCAACCAGACGGTGACACAGTCGGAGCGCGAGAGCCTGGAGGCCATCGTGGGCAAGCTGCGGCAGAGCACCGCGCGAGTTGTGGTCCTGTTCTCGCCGGAACTGGCCCTGTACAACTTCTTCCAAGAGGTGCTGCGCCAGAACTTAACGGACACCGTGTGGATCGCTTCCGAGTCCTGGGCCATCGACCCAGTCCTGCACAGCCTCACAGAGCTGCAGCGCACGGGCACCTTCCTGGGCATCACCACCGCGAACGTGCACATCCCAGGCTTCAGCGAGTTCCGGGTGCGCAGCTCCCAGGCCAGGGGGCCCGCACCCAACAGGACCACCCCGGGAGCCACCTGCAATCAGGAGTGTGACACCTGTCTGAACGCCACCAAGTCTTTCAACAACATCCTCAGGCTCTCAGGGGAGCGCGTGGTTTACAGCGTGTACTCCGCAGTCTACGCCGTGGCCCACGCGCTGCACAGCCTGCTGGGCTGCAATCAGACCAGCTGCCGCAAGGAGGTGGTCTACCCTTGGCGG CTACTTCAGGAGGTCTGGAAGGTCAACTTCAGCCTTCTGGGCCACCAAATCGTCTTCAACCAGCAAGGGGACCTGTCCATGCAGCTGGATGTCATCCAGTGGCAGTGGGACCTGAGCCAGAACCCTTTCAAGAGCATCGCCTCCTACGACCCATCGCAGTGGAAGCTGAAGGACATTGGTGACATCTCCTGGCACACCCCCAACAACACG atCCCTGTGTCCAGGTGTTCCAAGAGCTGCCAGCCTGGGCAAAAGAAGAAGCCAGTGGGCCTTCACCCCTGCTGCTTCGAGTGCATTGACTGCCTCCCTGGCAGCTTCCTCAACCAAACTGCAG ATGAATTTGAGTGCCAGCCCTGCCCAAAGTACGAGTGGTCGCACAGGAATGACACCTCCTGCTTCAAGCGGAAGCTGATCTTCCTTGAATGGAACGAAGCACCCACCATCATTGTGGCCATGCTGGCTGCCCTGGGCTTCCTCAGCACACTGGCCATCTCGGTCATCTTTTGGAGGCACTTTCAGACGCCCATGGTTCGCTCGGCCGGGGGGCCCATGTGCTTCCTGATGCTGACGCCGCTGCTGTTGTCGTACATGGTGAGCCCCGTGTACGTGGGGCCGCCCACGGTCTCCACGTGCTTCTGCCGCCAGGCCTTCTTCACACTCTGCTTCACTGTCTGCATCTCCTGCATCACCGTGCGCTCCTTCCAGATCGTCTGTGTCTTCAAGATGGCCAGCCGCCTCCCGCGTGCCTACAGCTACTGGGTCCGCTACCAAGGGCCCTACGTCTTTGTGGCGTCCATCACGGTGCTCAAGTTGGTCATCGTCGGGGGAAGCCTACTGACCACGACCACTACCCTCACCCACCTCAATGACCCTGTTGACCCCAAGGTCATGATCCTGTCCTGCAACCCCAACTACCACCAGATACTGCTGACCAACACCAGCCTGGACCTGCTCCTCTCCGTGCTGGGCTTCGGCTTTGCCTATGTGGGCAAGGAGCTGCCCACCAACTACAACGAGGCCAAGTTCATCACCTTGTGCATGACCTTCTACTTcatctcctctgtctccctctgcacCTTCATGTCCGTCTATGATGGGGTGCTGGTCACCATCATGGACTTCTTGGTCACTGTGCTCAACCTCCTGGGCATCAGCCTGGGCTACTTTGGCCCCAAGTGCTACATGATCCTCTTCTACCCGGAGCGCAACACACAAGCCTATTTCAACAGCGTGATTCAGGGCTACACCATGGGGAAGGACTAG